The Actinopolyspora erythraea genome has a segment encoding these proteins:
- a CDS encoding ABC transporter permease — MTESIREQADSTDTANTGDQDVSRSGEEKPKLEKQVGLWGDAWRDLRKRPLFIAASIIILLLVVMSAFPWLFTSADPNEQLLSKARQGPSPEAWFGYDHLGRDVYARVIYGTRSSILVGVLATSLTVVLGSIFGLISGYFGRKTDVLVSRFAEIFLGLPFVLGAIVILSVFNAGITSPSGVRVMSQVVLTIGVLAWPISMRIMRSAAIAAKQQDYVNAAKALGASHSRIIFKHVLPNCIAPVMVYATIALGQMIGLEATLSYLGLGLKAPVVSWGMMISVSQQYIISTPHMLLFPAGFLVITVLAFVMLGDAVRDALDPKQR, encoded by the coding sequence CGAACACCGGCGACCAGGATGTCTCGCGTTCCGGCGAGGAGAAGCCCAAGCTCGAAAAGCAGGTGGGACTCTGGGGCGACGCCTGGCGCGACCTGCGCAAGCGCCCGCTGTTCATCGCGGCCAGCATCATCATCCTGCTGCTGGTGGTGATGTCGGCGTTCCCGTGGTTGTTCACCTCCGCCGACCCCAACGAACAGCTGCTCAGCAAGGCGAGGCAGGGGCCCTCACCCGAAGCGTGGTTCGGCTACGACCACCTCGGCAGGGACGTCTACGCACGAGTGATCTACGGCACCAGGTCCTCGATCCTCGTCGGAGTGCTCGCGACTTCCCTGACCGTGGTACTCGGTTCGATCTTCGGACTGATCTCCGGCTACTTCGGCAGGAAGACGGACGTGCTGGTCTCCAGGTTCGCCGAGATATTCCTGGGACTGCCGTTCGTGCTCGGCGCGATCGTCATCCTCTCGGTGTTCAACGCGGGGATCACCAGCCCCAGCGGGGTCCGGGTCATGAGCCAGGTGGTCCTGACCATCGGCGTGCTGGCCTGGCCGATCTCGATGCGCATCATGCGCTCGGCGGCCATCGCGGCCAAGCAGCAGGACTACGTCAACGCGGCCAAGGCGCTGGGTGCCAGCCACAGCAGAATCATCTTCAAGCACGTGCTGCCGAACTGCATCGCTCCGGTGATGGTCTACGCGACCATCGCGCTGGGCCAGATGATCGGGCTGGAGGCGACGCTGTCCTACCTGGGACTCGGGCTCAAGGCACCGGTCGTCTCCTGGGGGATGATGATCTCGGTCTCGCAGCAGTACATCATCAGCACGCCGCACATGCTGCTGTTCCCGGCGGGCTTCCTGGTGATCACGGTTCTGGCGTTCGTGATGCTCGGTGACGCGGTGCGCGACGCGCTGGACCCGAAACAACGGTAG